One Candidatus Roseilinea sp. genomic region harbors:
- a CDS encoding molybdopterin molybdenumtransferase MoeA, whose protein sequence is MRKLDLLTPADAMARLNAALEAAGYRPARSVAATEIVSTTQARDRVLARDVVSPIPMPEFHRSTVDGYAVCADATPGVLRVVGEVRMGELAPFAIRQGEAALVHTGGNLPEGADAVVMLEDTVPLTLDDRRQAEPSDGSLPSVLVRQWKIQTNKKLAPGENVIRPGEDVTAGEVVVRAGMRLREQEIGGLLALGVTQVEVIRKPRVALIASGDELVPAEAETRPGQVRNINAPMLAALVARNGGEPLDFGILPDVRAAFEAAAQRAMREADMVIFMAGSSVGERDFVPDVVNAMGEPGILAHGILFRPGKPTLFAVCNGKPVFGLPGNPISALVTGMLFAMPALWRIQGARNPPEPRFIRAALAREVRSPRDLEHWFPVKLEIRDWGLAEKPGSTSLISNPQPLTSAEPISTQSNLIFGLARADGIACAPIGVDNLAAGTEVDVRLFD, encoded by the coding sequence ATGCGCAAACTCGACCTGCTCACGCCGGCGGACGCCATGGCCAGGCTGAACGCCGCGCTCGAAGCAGCCGGCTATAGGCCGGCGCGCAGCGTTGCCGCAACCGAAATCGTGTCCACGACGCAGGCGCGCGACCGCGTGCTGGCGCGCGATGTCGTCTCGCCCATCCCCATGCCGGAGTTCCACCGCAGCACGGTGGACGGTTACGCCGTGTGCGCCGACGCCACGCCGGGAGTGCTGCGCGTGGTTGGCGAGGTGCGCATGGGCGAGCTGGCCCCGTTCGCCATCCGACAGGGCGAGGCGGCGCTGGTGCACACCGGCGGCAACCTGCCCGAAGGCGCCGATGCCGTCGTGATGCTGGAGGACACCGTGCCACTGACGCTGGACGACCGGCGGCAAGCCGAGCCGTCCGATGGTTCGCTGCCTTCCGTCCTCGTCCGGCAGTGGAAGATCCAGACCAACAAGAAGCTGGCCCCGGGAGAGAACGTGATCCGACCGGGTGAAGACGTGACGGCCGGCGAGGTCGTCGTCCGCGCAGGCATGCGTCTGCGCGAGCAGGAGATCGGCGGGTTGCTGGCGCTGGGCGTCACGCAGGTCGAAGTGATCCGCAAGCCGCGCGTTGCGTTGATAGCTAGCGGCGACGAGCTGGTGCCGGCCGAAGCCGAGACGCGCCCCGGCCAGGTGCGCAACATCAACGCGCCGATGCTCGCGGCGCTGGTCGCGCGCAACGGTGGCGAGCCGCTCGATTTCGGCATCTTGCCCGATGTGCGCGCGGCATTCGAGGCCGCGGCGCAGCGCGCGATGCGCGAAGCCGACATGGTGATCTTCATGGCCGGCAGCAGCGTGGGCGAGCGCGACTTCGTGCCCGACGTGGTCAACGCGATGGGCGAGCCGGGCATCCTTGCGCATGGCATCCTGTTCCGCCCCGGCAAGCCGACGCTGTTCGCCGTGTGCAACGGCAAGCCGGTCTTCGGGCTGCCGGGCAACCCGATCAGCGCCTTGGTGACCGGGATGCTGTTCGCCATGCCGGCGCTTTGGCGCATCCAAGGAGCGCGCAACCCGCCCGAGCCGCGATTCATCCGCGCCGCGCTGGCCCGCGAGGTGAGGTCGCCGAGGGATCTGGAGCACTGGTTTCCGGTGAAGTTAGAGATTAGAGATTGGGGATTGGCAGAGAAGCCGGGCTCAACGTCTCTAATCTCTAATCCCCAACCTCTTACATCAGCAGAGCCGATCTCGACCCAGTCCAACCTGATCTTCGGCCTGGCGCGCGCCGACGGGATCGCCTGTGCGCCGATCGGCGTAGACAATCTCGCGGCGGGGACAGAGGTGGACGTGAGGCTGTTCGATTGA
- the sirR gene encoding DtxR family transcriptional regulator, whose translation MPSTDGPAAASHATQVLLKEVLLRSLEDKRVTLGKLGEQLGVSPPAVSRRAQRLVRRGYLKRDGACGLRLTDAGLRIALAALRKQEIFEAYLVREFGYRWDEVRPAAAGALRMDDALIERMYAQIGRPLRCPHGLPIPARDGRFQLPQAVPLSEWPPDRPAVVSYVLSSNREMLRYLAELELMPGVYLASVTRIPFGDSIKVQIERDRSTREHVIGAALARIVFVEAAPVPKARPHVSTDH comes from the coding sequence ATGCCGAGCACCGATGGGCCTGCCGCAGCGTCACATGCAACGCAAGTGTTGCTGAAAGAGGTGCTGCTGCGGTCGCTGGAAGACAAACGCGTCACGCTGGGTAAGTTAGGCGAACAGCTAGGCGTCAGCCCGCCGGCCGTTTCGCGCCGCGCGCAACGCCTGGTGCGCCGTGGTTATCTGAAGCGCGACGGCGCGTGTGGGCTACGCTTGACCGATGCCGGGTTGAGGATCGCGCTCGCTGCGCTGCGCAAGCAGGAGATCTTCGAGGCGTATCTGGTGCGCGAATTCGGCTACCGGTGGGATGAGGTGCGCCCGGCCGCGGCTGGTGCGCTACGTATGGATGACGCGTTGATTGAGCGGATGTATGCGCAGATTGGCCGACCGCTGCGATGTCCGCACGGCCTGCCCATCCCTGCGCGCGATGGACGCTTTCAGTTGCCCCAAGCTGTGCCGCTGAGCGAGTGGCCGCCGGACCGGCCTGCAGTCGTGAGCTACGTGCTGTCCAGCAATCGAGAGATGCTGCGCTACCTGGCCGAGCTGGAGCTGATGCCCGGCGTATACCTGGCTTCGGTCACCCGCATTCCGTTTGGCGATTCAATCAAGGTGCAGATCGAGCGCGACCGTTCGACGCGTGAACACGTCATCGGCGCGGCGCTGGCGCGAATCGTCTTCGTGGAGGCCGCGCCCGTGCCCAAAGCGAGGCCGCATGTGTCCACTGACCACTAA
- a CDS encoding Efem/EfeO family lipoprotein, with protein MFQFRRYFPPFLAATMALTLTIAGCTAPPVVAPTVPPAAPNKSADLSGIQSYLLEKTGQLRQATRALKETSDRYYALAKEANFDYTTLFATQKDEVIGLIQTAREQWMVASPLYEQMEGIVAGTPSLAEFDVIIDAGASKEEDPQDPAPIDVTLPNGRVLEKPGNLFGVTESTLWGTFEAFRSPGQFDFNGDGQIAFGESLPDANVLKGGVDALDEMAGKLAEAAQAWVPTESDAFTALVVMVPTMSEYFDSWKNSRFVSGEASTQRDFVAISRLADIQDILSSLLVVHENISPMIRGVDTAQDDAIRRGLNDLKAFVAGVHKQEIGGKRFTPEEADVLGKEAQDRADAITGQIAQVAARLGIKIEQ; from the coding sequence ATGTTCCAGTTTCGCCGGTACTTTCCGCCTTTTCTTGCCGCAACGATGGCTTTGACATTGACGATCGCCGGATGCACTGCGCCGCCGGTTGTTGCCCCCACCGTGCCCCCCGCAGCACCCAACAAATCGGCCGATCTGAGTGGCATCCAGTCTTACTTGCTCGAGAAGACTGGCCAGCTCAGGCAGGCGACCAGAGCGCTCAAAGAGACCAGCGATCGTTACTATGCGCTAGCGAAGGAGGCCAACTTCGACTACACCACGCTGTTTGCCACGCAGAAAGATGAGGTGATCGGGCTGATCCAAACCGCGCGTGAGCAGTGGATGGTCGCCTCGCCGCTGTATGAGCAAATGGAAGGCATTGTCGCCGGCACGCCGTCGCTGGCCGAATTCGACGTGATCATTGATGCCGGCGCAAGCAAAGAGGAAGACCCACAAGACCCGGCGCCGATTGACGTGACGCTGCCCAATGGGCGCGTGCTGGAAAAGCCGGGCAACCTGTTCGGAGTCACCGAAAGCACGTTGTGGGGCACGTTCGAAGCTTTCCGCAGCCCCGGCCAGTTCGACTTCAACGGTGACGGCCAAATTGCGTTTGGCGAGTCGCTGCCCGACGCGAACGTGCTCAAAGGGGGCGTGGATGCGTTGGACGAGATGGCCGGTAAGCTTGCCGAAGCGGCCCAAGCGTGGGTGCCGACCGAGTCCGACGCCTTTACCGCGCTGGTGGTGATGGTGCCGACGATGAGCGAATACTTCGACTCGTGGAAGAACTCGCGCTTCGTCTCTGGCGAGGCCAGCACCCAGCGCGACTTCGTGGCGATCTCTCGCCTGGCCGACATCCAGGACATCTTGAGCAGTTTGCTCGTCGTGCACGAGAATATCAGCCCGATGATCCGCGGCGTGGACACAGCGCAAGATGACGCCATTCGTCGTGGCTTGAACGACCTGAAGGCATTCGTGGCCGGCGTGCACAAGCAAGAGATCGGTGGCAAGCGCTTCACGCCCGAAGAGGCCGACGTGCTTGGCAAAGAGGCGCAAGACCGCGCCGACGCAATCACCGGCCAAATTGCTCAAGTCGCTGCGCGCCTGGGCATCAAGATCGAGCAGTAA